The nucleotide sequence CGCCTGGCGCAACGTGCGCAAGCACTGGCGGCACAGCCTCGGCGCGCTGCTCTCGATAGTCGTCGGCTTCGTGTCGATTGGGCTGTTCGAGGGTTACCTGGCCGACCTCGAGGACATCCAGGCGGAGTGGTACGTCAAGCGCAGCATGCTCGGGAGCGTCATCGTCGAGCGGCGAGGTGCGTTCGAGGCCGCGGGGCGCGAGGAGCCCTTCCGTTACTCGCTCGACCTCGACGACCAGCGGCTCATCGATGAATTTCTCCAGGAGCGCGCCGGCGACGTCGAGGCCCGCGTGCGTTTCCTCATCGCAAGCGGTCTGGCGAGCACCGGGCCGACCGGCGTCGTCTTCGCCGGGTGGGGCTACGACGTCGAGGATGCCGCGCGGCTGCGCGGTGAGTGGTCCTGGAACACAAGCGGCGGACGGCCGCTGCACCAGGCCGGCCCGGAGAGCGTCATCACGGGCAATGGTCTCGGCTCGTTGCTCGACTGTACCCCGCCGCCAGCCGAACAGGCACTCGGTGCCGATGGCCGGCCCGTGCCCGAAGTGCGCTCGTTCACCTGTCGAACGGCGCGCGTCCAGCTGACGTCGACGACGGAGTCGGGACAGCTCAACGCGATCGAACCGGAGATCGTGGGCTTCTTCGACGCGGGGCTCAAAGAGCTCGACGGACGGTTCCTGCACCTGCCCCTGCCGCTCGCCCAGCGCCTGCTCGACACCGACCGCGTCACCTACTACTCGGTGCGACTGCGCGACCCTTCGCGAGCCCAGGCGTTCGCGCGCGAGATCGAACGGGCGGCCGCCGCCCGCGGACTCGACCTCGTCGCCGTGCCGTGGTATGCGCATCAGATGGCCGACCTCTACCGCAAGGGCATGACCGTGCTCGGCCTCTATCGGACCTTCGTCGTGATCATCGTCGTGACGATTGCCGGCATGGCGGTGCTGACGACGATGCTGAAGTCGGTGAACGAGCGGATTCGCGAGATCGGCACCTTGCGCAGCCTGGGGTTCCGCCGGCGGCACATCGTCTGGCTCTTCACGTTCGAGGCCGCGCTGCTGGCGGCCGTCGCCTCGGCGGCCGGGTTCGTGGTCACCTTCCTCGTGTCGCGCGCGGTCGCCGTCGCCGGCATCAGCTACAAGGCCGGGCTGGCCGCCCAGGCGATCCCCTTCACGGTGAGCCTCGTGCCGTCGGCGCTGGTCTTCGCGCTCGTGTTCCTGTCGGCCGTGGCCGTGCTGGCGGCGTTCCTGCCGGCCCGGCGCGCGGCGCGGCTGCGGATTCCCGACGCGCTAGGTCACGCCGGCTGAGATCGACCACCCGACCGGCCGCGGCGCTCGCGATACAATCACCGCACACCAGCCCGCCGCCGCGTCGGGACATCAGCCGGGGTCGTCCTATGCCTTCATCGCTTGCACGTCATCCAGGACTCGTTGACCCCGAAACGGACGCCGAAACCCCACGAAGGAGATCGTCGATGAGAAAGACCGTCCTGGCGTTCGCGCTCGTCGTCACCGTCTCGGTCGGCCCGGCATGGGCGCAGACGCCGAGCGTCGTAGAGCACCCGAGGGTGGCGGCGGCTCTCGACGTCGTCCGCGTGTGGGTCGACGCGCAGCGCGACTTCGAGCAGATTCCCGGACTCTCGGTCGCGATCGTGTCCGACCAGGACGTCCTCTGGGCGGGAGGCTACGGCGTCGCCGACCTCGAGCGGCGCACACCCGCCGACGCCGACACCCTGTACAGCATCTGCTCCGTCTCGAAGCTCTTCACGAGCATCGCGGTGATGCAGCAGCGCGACGCCGGGCGGCTCCGGCTCGACGACGCCGTGCGGACGCACCTGCCGTGGCTCGACATCCACCTCGCCACGCCCGAGAGTGGCGACATCACCGTGCGCGGGCTGCTGACGCACGCCTCGGGACTGCCACGCGAATCGGCGCAACCGTACTGGACGGGGCCCGACTTCACCTTCCCGACGCGCGAGGCCATCATCGCCGGCTTGAA is from Acidobacteriota bacterium and encodes:
- a CDS encoding FtsX-like permease family protein, with amino-acid sequence MTGSAVAPLARIAWRNVRKHWRHSLGALLSIVVGFVSIGLFEGYLADLEDIQAEWYVKRSMLGSVIVERRGAFEAAGREEPFRYSLDLDDQRLIDEFLQERAGDVEARVRFLIASGLASTGPTGVVFAGWGYDVEDAARLRGEWSWNTSGGRPLHQAGPESVITGNGLGSLLDCTPPPAEQALGADGRPVPEVRSFTCRTARVQLTSTTESGQLNAIEPEIVGFFDAGLKELDGRFLHLPLPLAQRLLDTDRVTYYSVRLRDPSRAQAFAREIERAAAARGLDLVAVPWYAHQMADLYRKGMTVLGLYRTFVVIIVVTIAGMAVLTTMLKSVNERIREIGTLRSLGFRRRHIVWLFTFEAALLAAVASAAGFVVTFLVSRAVAVAGISYKAGLAAQAIPFTVSLVPSALVFALVFLSAVAVLAAFLPARRAARLRIPDALGHAG